A segment of the Pirellulales bacterium genome:
TCGGCAACCCGCCAAGTGGAAGTGCATTATGCGAATCGCCCTGGTTTACGACGCCGTTTATCCGTTCGTGGCCGGAGGAGTCGAACGGCGCAACTACGCGCTGGCGCGCGAGCTTCGTGGCCGTCACCGCGTGGCCCTTTATGGATTTCACTATTGGGGGGACGACGGTGCGCGGTGCCTGGCTGGCTGCCACTACATGCCGCTGGGGCGGCCCGTGCCGCTGTATCGCGCCGATGGGCGTCGGCGGATCATTGAGGCGATTGTCTTTGCCGCGCGGCTATTGCGGGCTCTTTTGCGCAGCGACGATGAGGTCTGGGACCTGGCCAACTTCCCGTTCTTTTCCGTGCCGGCCGCGTGGCTAGTCAGCCGCCTTCGCCGCCGTGCGCTGGTGGTTACCTGGTATGAGTTCTGGGGAGAATATTGGGACCGCTATCTCGGATGGTGGGGATGGGCCGGTCGGCGCGTCGAACTTCTGGCCCTGCGATGCTCCCCGCAGGTACTCACCGTCAGCCAAATGACCCGGCGACGATTGATGGCCGCGGGGTACCCGAGTGAGCGGATTACGGTACTGCCCTGCGGCGTCGATTTCGAGGCTGTGGTTGCTGCTCGTGAACTTGGCGAACAGTTCGACCTAATTTGCGTCGGCCGCTTGTTGCCCCACAAGCGCGTTGAGTTGGCGATCGAGGCTCTGGCGCACGTGCGCCGAGCGCGGCCGGGGGCGACGTTGGCCGTGGTTGGCGACGGGCCGGAGCGGCGAAGATTAGAGCGCCGAGCGGCAGATCTCGGGCTTGGCGA
Coding sequences within it:
- a CDS encoding glycosyltransferase family 4 protein, producing the protein MRIALVYDAVYPFVAGGVERRNYALARELRGRHRVALYGFHYWGDDGARCLAGCHYMPLGRPVPLYRADGRRRIIEAIVFAARLLRALLRSDDEVWDLANFPFFSVPAAWLVSRLRRRALVVTWYEFWGEYWDRYLGWWGWAGRRVELLALRCSPQVLTVSQMTRRRLMAAGYPSERITVLPCGVDFEAVVAARELGEQFDLICVGRLLPHKRVELAIEALAHVRRARPGATLAVVGDGPERRRLERRAADLGLGDAVRFHGKLPEAEQVYALMKSSRVLVAPSEREGFGIAVVEGWACGLPAVVCVGEENAMAELIDQPFKGRVVAATAESIAAGCSELLPEDPRARQRQLREAAKAYDWPHIAQRLEALYRDALASS